The nucleotide sequence aaagaaacgactgacgaaATTTCTTTGCCTTAGCCAAGGCATATTAAGTAGTAGAGCAAAAGCAATAAgagcaattatttttttcacttttggtcactaaaatgtcaacaaaatatataaacagaATATGACTGTTTAGGGTAATTATCCAAGATTGGCAATTTCGAGACAAACAAATAGGAAAGAAGCACAATTGCAACCTTGCTGCTGTTCCCTATTGAATGTGCATTGATCTTAACTGAACGGAAAAgcgattttatatttaatatatataatcaaataatgtatttatttttgtgatctgttgcacacatacctacatatgtatattagatcATTGATGATGTTGTAGTTTTAGCATAAACAACTCCAATTACATTGATCATCATTATAGAATCACCGAACTTCTTTTTCGGCTTTCGCCATGTTTGGCAACAAAAGTTCAGCTCAGTTTCGGTTCTACTTCGGCAAAAAAAGGCGAATATCAGGCGAACagcaattaacatttttttgttaaaaattgtataaacttTTAGTTGTGTaacattttctgttaaaaaagtgTGGTCACTGCTGCAACCTGCACCGCTAGCAAGGAGAAAATGCTGATAAACTACAATTTAAAATTATCCAAAGATGAGTATTAAATTATTACTACATGTAAAAAAGTTCTGTTTATCTTAGTTTtccatcaaaacggcgcttcaatCATTTCACCGTAGTTTTCCAAACATATGtaagcatgtatgtacatacaaacatatatatatactatgaGCTGAAATTAATGTGATTGAAACTTATGTAcctgttttacttttttgtatgtaaaaatacagcattttaaaattcattgctTGTTTATTACTGGAACcccttgaaaatttattcaacagGCTTCGGCCGAAGCTTGGTCTTTCTCTACTCAACAGAATTGGTAGAAGGACCCTCATCTCACCAGTTAATTTTATGGCTATATaattttaaagttataaaaataatcAGATAAAGTCCTTTTAAATGGCATGCCCTTttcgtattaaataaaaagctatCGCTGAAATAGCAATAGACAAACCTCTTGATGATGGTAtacctaaaataaaaaagttgactGTTGAAGTTATGTTGTTCTTTAACCGCATAAAACGTTCGCCATAAATTTCTAAGGGAATGCTGGTGAAGTGACCGCACATGTAAGTCTAGGTAGAACCAACTGTTGTGGAAGCGTGAATTTACTCtctatttctttatatgtaactttcaataaatttacaaaaaagaaccAAAGAGTTATAGAAATAGCAATAGACAAATCCCAGGGTGTGTTTTTTAACTACTGGAAATAACAAATTCGTATTTACCAAGTTTTATTCATACACTTATTTCATTATGCACATAATACtaaaactatataaaataataatattccgaaaataattttacaaactaaaaataatgctGCATTGAGAAGGTTAAGGTtctaaaataagataaatagcgcaataaattgaaaatataaaaaatttacataatttttgcgTTGAGGCTAATGACTATTCATTCTActcttttgcttattaaaacgatttttcactttctttaattgttgtcgcagaatatttataaaatcgTCAAATGATCTGCCCTCTCCATACGTGGCTTCTATAACACagaaaagttttgtttaaaaattgaatatatgCACACATTATGTGGGCAATTTTAAGTAATCAACTACCATAAAGAGCATCCAGGCAATTGTTGAATGATTTTAAAGACTTTTTGCCCTTTTCTCCATTGTAATTATACTCCATTATTATTTGCTTTCCAAAAATAGCGTCAATACCTTTTATCTGTCCCCCCGTTACTCTTCTTAGAATACCTATctgtaaaagaaaaactttatatAGGAATATGATTTCGTATTACATATGTAGGAGTTGATTTGAGCTTTTGAACTTACTATTTCTGCTTTGTTTTCTCCCATTAATAGCGTTTCTAGCTCTAGTAACTTATCTTCTGCttctaatggaaattttataggGGATACACTTGACATTTCACAATTATGTCgtaatagaaaattattttcggcAACAATTTTTACTATTTCTGTTTGTCGCTTTAATAATtcatccattttattttcgaGTGTTCTTTGAATAGCTCCATCCTTGCCAATTTTTGAATACGTGTTTTTCCTTTCTTTATTCTATTATTGGATACTAAATTATTAATAGGAATGTGCATAAGCTGCAACTACTTACTTCTTCCTCGCTAATCGTTTCGAAATGAAGCGGTCGAAGCAAGCCGTCATCATCACTGTATTCTATCGAACATTGCGTCCCGGCATTGGTATCTTCTATTGATTCTTGAGATAGAATTATCACCGAAACGTAAAGAttgttttgctattttcaaCTCACCCAATTGCACATCAGACTCGAATGTGTCATCATCACTCAGCAACTCATTTTTGACTTGCGTAACCGTAGTATCAAAAGTAGTGTTATTGTCCGACCCTAAATATATTTGGCAAAACTGCTGCATTGACTCTACACATAAACTTTGAAATTGGTAAAATTCATTGACTTTAACAAAGCAATTGTGGCATAGATTTTTAGGATACTTATCCGTCTGCTCGATTTTAAGAGATGTGCAGGCGGTTAATTTCTTCGTTAAATTTGTTGTTTGAAATATTGGATAATACGAATTAGTTATGGAACTGCTCGCTATGTCTTTATCAAATTTTTGTAAGCACGTTCGGCAAACCGTGTCAACATTTACATGGCACTCCAATGGAAGCTCTATTTCTTGCTTGCATTTTGTTGTATATTCAGGATTTGAGGCGTCAACGTtggtatatgttaaaattgttgaAAGCGGGTATTTTTCTTCCTCTTGAATTTGGTTATGAGATCGTTTTTTAGCTTTTCGAATTTCTTGAGTGTATGTTTCCGGTTCCTGTGATGGAAGGCCTTTCACATCttaataaaaaggaaataaaaagaggtgtgtgtgtcagctccgacacgcgactggagtgtactccttaagaacgattaccgtgatatttaaaaataacggTTTCAAAGAGCttaaaatacgttcacatatgcattaattaccaataaatcaacaaaattaatatacccgttcacatatggcagatacctgcaaaattgacaatcagctatcaatactgttgtgaaaggtttttcttcatagaaattattttggtggaatatttcggtgtttttgctttgttttattattttcatcttaacgatatgatgaaaagacaaggagaaggattagctaatttaattgcgcaattcgctgctaataaataaatttaaatttttccagtaatatagaaaaggtcttcatttactccttttgcatattaaatatatttttaaatatcacggtaatcgttcttaaggagtaaactccagtcgcgtgtcggagctgacacacacacctctttttttgttgtgtagAAAGTAATTCTACAGTTTCAATTACCGCTTTGTGCTGAATAATTACATGACCTGCATCAGGACTTAATTGCATCGATGATGCTGTAACTACAGGTGCTGGATGCTCAGAAGGCCCCGCTTCTTGCCTCAGAATAATTTCAGCAAAATCAGTATTTATCTGTGCTGCCAGCTTTTTCTTCAACCTATATTGCCGTCGGTATTCAGCTCTAGCCTTTTTGGCGGACTCATCACCGTTatcgtttttttgttgtttgcgaCGTTTATATTGACGCTGCCGTTCTGCACCAGATTTTGGAGCTGGACGTGGCGGCCTGATGACATTGCTGCTAATAGACAAATGTAATTACTATCAAATTcagaataaaaattatcaaatcgCATCAGTACAATCTATATcgtataaaaacataaattacatACCCTACCTACAAACCGCATCCACGAGTTTTTGAGATTGGTTTTTATCatcatttgaatatttattttccatatcTCAAAATACGACGTTGTGTTCACTTCACTATTTgtgatatttaatataaaaccaCTAGAAATAAACAGCACAATTTACAAAAGGCACAAAATGCATAAATGTTGAATTAATTCTTGTTTCGTCCACACCGCACGCTGTAGTCGATTAcatccaaggcgaatttattaccttattattattataataaattcacCTTGATTACATCGCACCGGGCCAATATCAAGAGCttgatactgaaaaatgatgGGTGTTGTACATCGATGTTCCGATCATCGATTATTTTCCAGCTGTGCAATTTTGCTATTAGCAAAATTGGTGAATATATTTTGTAAGCCACACATTTATGATGATGAGCCACAGTTTGATGTCAAATGTAGCAGCgaaaccaaggcgaatttattataggtgacagcaaccacctataagtaaaaccctacatgtatttgttgttgcgtttggtccaaGCATCACGTCAACGTACAATCGCagatgtaaacatacgaatgtaaacataccaatacatacaaacaaagcatatcattttgacgtaagccatacctacggcgaaaaattcagctgggtgaatgctgtcaccaaggcgaatttattacaggtgacagcaaacacatataagtaaaaccctacatgtatttgttgttgcatttggtgcaagcatcatgtcaaaatcagcaagcaaatgtaaacatacgaatgtaaacataccaatacatacaaacaaagcatatcattttgacgtaagccatacctacggcgaaaaattcagctgggtgaatgctgtcaccttattaaatccaccttggctgtcacctataataaatccaccttgagcGAAACACTCTGAGTAGTTTCTCCATTGTAACAAAACATTCGCAAGCACAATTACACATGCACAGTTTGAGGTGAAATGTAGTAGCAAAAACACTGAGTAGCTGCTGTATGGTTTGTTGTTGCACTATTGCGCTGCGCagataatattcaaatattcaaagtggtggtttgtgtcttcgttggaaaaatttaaaataaacacttaCCGACTAAATAAACCATCAAAACCACAAACCAAAAGAGAAAAGGGGCATAGAGAAAGGGCAACGCGCCACTTCCGTCATCGTACACTTCCGGTGATTCACacgattttactacccatatttttttcataccgTGGGCCTTATATATtgtttcttaaggagtaaactccaaaaagataaacatttaaaaaacaattaactattttttcatttacctgattcaaacattttattttaataccaaATAGTTCCGTCAAATGAACTTATCCAGACTTTCAAATCATATGTTGCGTTAGTGAtgtgtaaatttatttgtaaattctcCACATCGACGTTACTAAGAGTTAAACAATACAATATTGCGCCTTAATAATTTGCTCTGCCGTCAGCATAGTACGACTCACGGTATACAGAATACAGAAGGTGGCACCTTCCGAAAATCGCTATTTTATTTTCGCGATTTCGGCAACAGGATGAAATCTTCACTgccaataaacaaacaaaacgaaaaGGGTAGTTGATTATCaatattcagtgaatggcttggtaatattctGAATttaagatttgtaatttttaaattaaataaactaatcAAAATAAAGTGCCGCTTGTTAATTTGTGAAAACacatattataaaaatacctcCATATGTggattttggcattttttttccaattataccgtgtatttatgtgtaatttcttgtgtttagcACTTTTCAAGCTTCTGTTTACTCTTTCTTTTCACATACAAGTAATATTTCCTCATCTTTGTTGTTTACCTGCACAGATATCGTCACAA is from Anastrepha ludens isolate Willacy chromosome 4, idAnaLude1.1, whole genome shotgun sequence and encodes:
- the LOC128859718 gene encoding uncharacterized protein LOC128859718 isoform X3, with translation MENKYSNDDKNQSQKLVDAVCSSNVIRPPRPAPKSGAERQRQYKRRKQQKNDNGDESAKKARAEYRRQYRLKKKLAAQINTDFAEIILRQEAGPSEHPAPVVTASSMQLSPDAGHVIIQHKAEPETYTQEIRKAKKRSHNQIQEEEKYPLSTILTYTNVDASNPEYTTKCKQEIELPLECHVNVDTVCRTCLQKFDKDIASSSITNSYYPIFQTTNLTKKLTACTSLKIEQTDKYPKNLCHNCFVKVNEFYQFQSLCVESMQQFCQIYLGSDNNTTFDTTVTQVKNELLSDDDTFESDVQLEDTNAGTQCSIEYSDDDGLLRPLHFETISEEENKERKNTYSKIGKDGAIQRTLENKMDELLKRQTEIVKIVAENNFLLRHNCEMSSVSPIKFPLEAEDKLLELETLLMGENKAEIIGILRRVTGGQIKGIDAIFGKQIIMEYNYNGEKGKKSLKSFNNCLDALYEATYGEGRSFDDFINILRQQLKKVKNRFNKQKSRMNSH
- the LOC128859718 gene encoding uncharacterized protein LOC128859718 isoform X1, which produces MENKYSNDDKNQSQKLVDAVCSSNVIRPPRPAPKSGAERQRQYKRRKQQKNDNGDESAKKARAEYRRQYRLKKKLAAQINTDFAEIILRQEAGPSEHPAPVVTASSMQLSPDAGHVIIQHKAEPETYTQEIRKAKKRSHNQIQEEEKYPLSTILTYTNVDASNPEYTTKCKQEIELPLECHVNVDTVCRTCLQKFDKDIASSSITNSYYPIFQTTNLTKKLTACTSLKIEQTDKYPKNLCHNCFVKVNEFYQFQSLCVESMQQFCQIYLGSDNNTTFDTTVTQVKNELLSDDDTFESDVQLESIEDTNAGTQCSIEYSDDDGLLRPLHFETISEEENKERKNTYSKIGKDGAIQRTLENKMDELLKRQTEIVKIVAENNFLLRHNCEMSSVSPIKFPLEAEDKLLELETLLMGENKAEIIGILRRVTGGQIKGIDAIFGKQIIMEYNYNGEKGKKSLKSFNNCLDALYEATYGEGRSFDDFINILRQQLKKVKNRFNKQKSRMNSH
- the LOC128859718 gene encoding uncharacterized protein LOC128859718 isoform X2, with amino-acid sequence MENKYSNDDKNQSQKLVDAVCSNVIRPPRPAPKSGAERQRQYKRRKQQKNDNGDESAKKARAEYRRQYRLKKKLAAQINTDFAEIILRQEAGPSEHPAPVVTASSMQLSPDAGHVIIQHKAEPETYTQEIRKAKKRSHNQIQEEEKYPLSTILTYTNVDASNPEYTTKCKQEIELPLECHVNVDTVCRTCLQKFDKDIASSSITNSYYPIFQTTNLTKKLTACTSLKIEQTDKYPKNLCHNCFVKVNEFYQFQSLCVESMQQFCQIYLGSDNNTTFDTTVTQVKNELLSDDDTFESDVQLESIEDTNAGTQCSIEYSDDDGLLRPLHFETISEEENKERKNTYSKIGKDGAIQRTLENKMDELLKRQTEIVKIVAENNFLLRHNCEMSSVSPIKFPLEAEDKLLELETLLMGENKAEIIGILRRVTGGQIKGIDAIFGKQIIMEYNYNGEKGKKSLKSFNNCLDALYEATYGEGRSFDDFINILRQQLKKVKNRFNKQKSRMNSH
- the LOC128859718 gene encoding uncharacterized protein LOC128859718 isoform X4: MENKYSNDDKNQSQKLVDAVCSSNVIRPPRPAPKSGAERQRQYKRRKQQKNDNGDESAKKARAEYRRQYRLKKKLAAQINTDFAEIILRQEAGPSEHPAPVVTASSMQLSPDAGHVIIQHKAEPETYTQEIRKAKKRSHNQIQEEEKYPLSTILTYTNVDASNPEYTTKCKQEIELPLECHVNVDTVCRTCLQKFDKDIASSSITNSYYPIFQTTNLTKKLTACTSLKIEQTDKYPKNLCHNCFVKVNEFYQFQSLCVESMQQFCQIYLGSDNNTTFDTTVTQVKNELLSDDDTFESDVQLESIEDTNAGTQCSIEYSDDDGLLRPLHFETISEEENKERKNTYSKIGKDGAIQRTLENKMDELLKRQTEIVKIVAENNFLLRHNCEMSSVSPIKFPLEAEDKLLELETLLMGENKAEIFFFYR